Proteins encoded together in one Prochlorococcus marinus str. MIT 9211 window:
- a CDS encoding FAD-binding protein, whose amino-acid sequence MIPPQVPFQIHNAQAQDANITGFFEKVDTNLIKLIQEDQLHPKPLMLCSGGTSSRCSANGHWTLDLRRNYKTINFNALEKDVVIQAGVNMNELLSHLVKENRIFPVGLSGITGIGYILTGGISPLSRKYGLAIDQILEIEGVWGNGNKFRKFKPGLLTLEQDINEWRGLCGAAPFLGIITKLRLKTNLLKPLYLWESSLSPVQLSKTIQIAESWPDYASLHWIWGDYIKAFAIVEIDSLGKMKDVEGILNQLPKTIDSKLFRISSLNKLKEMKVPVIENKESNKRYSEVLGLLGSPLLSRSYEFVKSIEEIMNLRPNKQCYLAAQQLGGNTMRASEGSTSFVHRDAMWKPWITGSWDPKSNDEKDKSLTWMVEAWSKIEPYCPGVHLAQLHDHLPWHTKEVNAAFKEWLPGLQQLKSTCDPKGILPPL is encoded by the coding sequence ATGATACCCCCCCAAGTCCCTTTTCAAATTCACAATGCACAAGCCCAAGACGCAAATATCACTGGCTTTTTTGAAAAAGTTGACACTAATTTAATCAAACTTATTCAAGAGGATCAACTTCATCCAAAGCCATTAATGCTTTGTAGCGGAGGGACTTCCAGCAGATGCTCTGCAAATGGTCATTGGACACTTGACCTAAGAAGAAATTACAAAACCATTAATTTCAATGCACTAGAAAAAGACGTGGTTATTCAAGCAGGAGTCAATATGAATGAACTATTAAGTCATCTTGTCAAAGAAAACAGGATTTTTCCTGTTGGTCTATCTGGTATCACTGGGATTGGGTACATATTAACTGGTGGAATTAGCCCTTTAAGCAGAAAATATGGATTGGCAATCGATCAGATTCTTGAGATTGAAGGAGTTTGGGGGAATGGGAATAAGTTTAGAAAGTTCAAGCCAGGTTTATTAACTCTTGAACAAGATATTAATGAATGGAGAGGGCTTTGCGGAGCCGCCCCTTTTTTAGGAATCATTACAAAGTTGAGGCTTAAAACAAACCTTTTAAAGCCACTTTACTTATGGGAATCTTCTCTATCACCTGTTCAACTTTCAAAAACAATTCAAATTGCAGAAAGTTGGCCTGATTATGCAAGCCTTCATTGGATTTGGGGGGATTATATAAAAGCTTTTGCAATAGTAGAAATTGATTCTTTAGGAAAAATGAAAGATGTAGAGGGAATTTTAAATCAATTGCCTAAAACTATTGATTCAAAGTTATTTAGAATAAGCAGTTTAAATAAATTAAAAGAGATGAAAGTACCTGTAATAGAAAATAAAGAAAGCAATAAAAGGTATTCAGAAGTTCTTGGATTACTTGGCTCCCCATTGCTAAGTAGGTCCTATGAGTTTGTAAAATCTATAGAAGAAATTATGAATTTACGACCCAATAAACAATGCTATTTAGCAGCGCAACAGTTGGGTGGAAACACAATGCGAGCAAGCGAAGGATCTACTTCTTTTGTTCATCGGGACGCAATGTGGAAGCCCTGGATTACAGGTTCTTGGGATCCCAAAAGTAACGACGAGAAAGACAAAAGTCTTACATGGATGGTAGAGGCCTGGTCTAAAATTGAACCTTATTGCCCTGGAGTTCACTTAGCCCAATTACACGATCACCTTCCTTGGCATACAAAAGAAGTTAATGCAGCATTTAAAGAATGGCTCCCAGGGCTGCAGCAATTAAAATCAACTTGTGATCCAAAAGGTATTTTGCCTCCTCTTTGA